Proteins from a genomic interval of Streptomyces sp. NBC_01445:
- a CDS encoding GNAT family N-acetyltransferase codes for MGMSVIISAATEQDAEKILKLQYLCYQSEAELYGDYSIEPLTEPLASVRAELAGGTVLVARLGEEVVAAVRGAVDADGTARIGKLVVHPRMQRHGLGGRLLDAVEAKLGVDGAAKRFQLFTGHRSEHNLRLYRKHGYAAVSTKRVDERLTVVTLAKEAEAGAFVA; via the coding sequence ATGGGCATGAGCGTGATCATCTCTGCGGCGACCGAGCAGGACGCCGAGAAGATCCTCAAACTTCAGTACCTGTGCTACCAGAGCGAGGCCGAGCTCTACGGCGACTACTCCATCGAACCGCTGACGGAACCGCTCGCCTCGGTCAGGGCCGAACTCGCGGGCGGCACGGTCCTGGTGGCCCGGCTCGGGGAGGAAGTCGTGGCCGCGGTGCGGGGTGCCGTGGACGCGGACGGCACGGCCCGGATAGGCAAGCTCGTCGTGCACCCGCGCATGCAGCGCCACGGCCTGGGCGGACGGCTCCTCGACGCCGTCGAGGCGAAGCTCGGCGTCGACGGTGCCGCCAAGCGCTTCCAGCTGTTCACCGGCCACCGCAGCGAGCACAACCTGCGGCTCTACCGGAAGCACGGCTACGCGGCCGTGTCCACGAAGCGCGTCGACGAGCGGCTCACCGTGGTGACGCTCGCCAAGGAGGCGGAAGCGGGCGCCTTCGTCGCCTAG
- a CDS encoding methionine ABC transporter ATP-binding protein: MITTQGLTKVYRSRGREVTALDGVDLYVREGEVYGVIGQSGAGKSSLIRCVNLLERPTSGTVTVAGQDLTALVGRGSRAGKELREARSRIGMVFQHFNLLSSRTVQDNIELPLEILGKSGKERSRKALELLDLVGLADKAKSYPAQLSGGQKQRVGIARALAGDPKVLLSDEATSALDPETTRSILQLLRDLNQQLGLTVLLITHEMDVVKTVCDSAALMERGQIVESGTVSELLATPGSELAAALFPVSGDASGADRTVIDVTFHGESTTQPVISQMSRTYNIDISILGAAMDTVAGKQVGRMRIELPGRFDENVVPIGFLREQGLQVEIHGHQGGAPVLLKEGVTK; the protein is encoded by the coding sequence GTGATCACCACCCAGGGCCTCACCAAGGTCTACCGCTCGCGCGGTCGAGAGGTCACCGCCCTCGACGGCGTCGATCTGTACGTCCGCGAGGGCGAGGTGTACGGCGTCATCGGCCAGTCCGGCGCCGGCAAATCCTCGCTCATCCGCTGCGTCAACCTCCTGGAGCGTCCCACCTCCGGCACGGTGACGGTCGCCGGTCAGGACCTCACCGCCCTCGTCGGCCGCGGCTCCCGCGCCGGCAAGGAGCTGCGCGAGGCACGCAGCCGTATCGGCATGGTCTTCCAGCACTTCAACCTGCTGTCCTCGCGCACCGTCCAGGACAACATCGAGCTGCCGCTCGAAATCCTCGGCAAGTCGGGGAAGGAACGGTCCCGCAAGGCGCTGGAGCTCCTCGACCTGGTCGGCCTCGCCGACAAGGCCAAGTCCTACCCGGCCCAGCTCTCCGGCGGCCAGAAGCAGCGCGTCGGCATCGCCCGCGCCCTGGCCGGCGACCCGAAGGTGCTGCTCTCCGACGAGGCCACCAGCGCCCTCGACCCCGAGACCACCCGCTCCATCCTCCAGCTCCTGCGCGACCTGAACCAGCAGCTCGGCCTGACCGTCCTGCTCATCACGCACGAGATGGACGTCGTCAAGACGGTCTGCGACTCCGCCGCTCTCATGGAGCGCGGACAGATCGTCGAGTCCGGCACGGTCAGTGAGCTCCTCGCCACTCCGGGATCCGAGCTCGCCGCCGCGCTCTTCCCGGTGAGCGGCGACGCCAGCGGCGCGGACCGCACGGTCATCGACGTCACCTTCCACGGCGAGTCGACGACCCAGCCGGTCATCTCCCAGATGTCGCGCACGTACAACATCGACATCTCGATCCTCGGCGCCGCGATGGACACCGTCGCCGGCAAGCAGGTCGGCCGCATGCGTATCGAGCTGCCCGGCCGCTTCGACGAGAACGTCGTGCCGATCGGCTTCCTGCGCGAGCAGGGCCTCCAGGTCGAGATCCACGGACATCAGGGCGGCGCGCCCGTACTGCTGAAGGAAGGTGTCACCAAGTGA
- a CDS encoding methionine ABC transporter permease, producing the protein MTWSEMQPLLSQACWDTLYMVGWSTLIAVVAGLPLGVLLVLTDRGGLLQNAVVNKVIGQIVNIVRSMPFLILMVALMGFTRWIVGTTIGREAAIVPLAIGAIPFFARLVETSVREVDGGLIEAVQSMGGNTWTVVRKVLVPESLPSLISATTTTIIAIIGYSAMAGTVGAGGLGDLAIRYGYQRFEAELMWIIVAVLAVTIAVIQFAGDSGARVLHRRAGKGGEPLRFRAFTGLLPGGPVTADATPAKTR; encoded by the coding sequence GTGACCTGGTCGGAGATGCAGCCGCTGCTGTCCCAGGCATGTTGGGACACCCTCTACATGGTCGGCTGGTCCACGCTGATCGCCGTCGTCGCGGGCCTGCCTCTCGGCGTCCTGCTGGTCCTCACGGACCGCGGCGGTCTGCTGCAGAACGCCGTGGTGAACAAGGTCATCGGGCAGATCGTGAACATCGTCCGCTCGATGCCCTTCCTCATCCTGATGGTCGCCCTGATGGGCTTCACCCGCTGGATCGTCGGCACCACCATCGGCCGTGAGGCCGCCATCGTGCCGCTGGCGATCGGCGCGATCCCGTTCTTCGCGCGGCTCGTCGAGACCTCCGTACGGGAGGTGGACGGCGGTCTGATCGAGGCCGTGCAGTCGATGGGCGGCAACACCTGGACCGTGGTCCGCAAGGTCCTCGTGCCCGAGTCGCTGCCGTCGCTGATCTCGGCCACCACCACGACGATCATCGCGATCATCGGCTACTCCGCGATGGCCGGCACGGTCGGCGCGGGCGGCCTCGGCGACCTCGCGATCCGCTACGGCTACCAGCGTTTCGAGGCCGAGCTGATGTGGATCATCGTGGCGGTCCTCGCCGTCACCATCGCCGTCATCCAGTTCGCGGGCGACAGCGGAGCCCGCGTCCTGCACCGCCGGGCAGGCAAGGGCGGCGAACCGCTCCGCTTCCGCGCCTTCACGGGCCTGCTGCCCGGCGGCCCCGTCACCGCGGACGCCACCCCGGCCAAGACCCGCTGA
- a CDS encoding MetQ/NlpA family ABC transporter substrate-binding protein codes for MRNTTKITAAVLATGALTLGLTACGSDKGDTKAKASDPLVVAATPVPHAEILEYVKDHLAKKAGLNLEVKEFTDYVTPNTATEDGSVDANYFQTQPYLEDFNKKNATHLESVATVHLEPLGLYSQKAKALGDLKKGGTIALPNDADNESRALRFLAANKLITLKSGSEATATPQDIAKNPKDLQFKEVEAAQTPRSLQDVDAAVINGNYAIGAHLNPAKDSLALESTKNNAYNNVLAVKKGNEDDPRVEKLAKLLTSPEVKKFIEDKYAGSVLPSF; via the coding sequence GTGCGTAACACCACCAAGATCACCGCTGCTGTCCTCGCCACCGGCGCCCTCACCCTGGGCCTGACCGCCTGCGGCTCCGACAAGGGCGACACGAAGGCCAAGGCGTCCGACCCGCTGGTCGTCGCCGCGACGCCCGTCCCGCACGCCGAGATCCTTGAGTACGTGAAGGACCACCTGGCGAAGAAGGCCGGCCTCAACCTCGAGGTCAAGGAGTTCACCGACTACGTCACGCCGAACACGGCGACCGAGGACGGGTCCGTGGACGCCAACTACTTCCAGACCCAGCCGTACCTGGAAGACTTCAACAAGAAGAACGCCACGCACCTCGAGTCGGTCGCCACGGTCCACCTCGAGCCGCTCGGCCTCTACTCCCAGAAGGCCAAGGCGCTCGGCGACCTGAAGAAGGGCGGCACCATCGCCCTCCCGAACGACGCCGACAACGAGAGCCGCGCCCTGCGCTTCCTCGCCGCCAACAAGCTCATCACGCTCAAGAGCGGCTCCGAGGCCACCGCGACCCCGCAGGACATCGCGAAGAACCCGAAGGACCTCCAGTTCAAGGAGGTCGAGGCGGCCCAGACCCCGCGCTCCCTGCAGGACGTCGACGCCGCGGTGATCAACGGCAACTACGCGATCGGTGCCCACCTCAACCCCGCCAAGGACTCCCTCGCCCTGGAGTCCACGAAGAACAACGCGTACAACAACGTCCTCGCCGTGAAGAAGGGCAACGAGGACGACCCGCGCGTGGAGAAGCTCGCGAAGCTGCTGACGTCGCCCGAGGTGAAGAAGTTCATCGAGGACAAGTACGCCGGCTCCGTCCTTCCCTCCTTCTGA
- a CDS encoding MetQ/NlpA family ABC transporter substrate-binding protein: MRTATIPAAVIAGALALGLTACGSGDSGSGSGDTSGKLVVGATPTPAGEVLTYVQQHLAKKAGLDLEIKEFTDYVLPDTSLQDGSLDANLYQHKPYLDDFNKSKGTTLSAVTEVYLPPMGVYSKKVDDVTKLRNGATVALPNDTTNEGRALELLASKGVIQLKKGAGANASPQDIASNPKKLVFKELEPAQLPRSLADVDAAVINNNYALDAKLSPKKDAILVESVKGNPYNNVLAVKKGNEDDPRVKKLATLLTSPEVKKFIEDKYQGSVLPVTAG; the protein is encoded by the coding sequence ATGCGCACCGCCACGATTCCCGCCGCCGTCATCGCCGGAGCCCTCGCGCTCGGCCTGACGGCCTGCGGGTCCGGCGACTCGGGGTCCGGCTCCGGCGACACGAGCGGCAAGCTCGTCGTCGGCGCCACCCCGACGCCGGCCGGTGAAGTCCTCACGTACGTACAGCAGCACCTGGCGAAGAAGGCCGGACTCGACCTGGAGATCAAGGAGTTCACGGACTACGTCCTTCCGGACACCTCTCTCCAGGACGGCTCCCTCGACGCCAACCTGTACCAGCACAAGCCCTACCTGGACGACTTCAACAAGTCCAAGGGCACCACCTTGAGCGCGGTCACCGAGGTGTACCTGCCGCCCATGGGGGTCTACTCCAAGAAGGTCGACGACGTCACGAAGCTCCGCAACGGAGCGACCGTGGCACTGCCGAACGACACCACCAACGAGGGCAGGGCGCTCGAACTCCTCGCCTCCAAGGGCGTCATCCAGCTCAAGAAGGGCGCCGGCGCGAACGCGAGCCCGCAGGACATCGCGTCCAACCCGAAGAAGCTCGTCTTCAAGGAGCTCGAACCGGCCCAGCTGCCGCGCTCGTTGGCCGACGTCGACGCGGCCGTCATCAACAACAACTACGCGCTCGACGCGAAGTTGAGCCCCAAGAAGGACGCCATCCTCGTGGAGTCCGTGAAGGGCAACCCGTACAACAACGTCCTCGCCGTCAAGAAGGGCAACGAGGACGACCCCCGGGTCAAAAAGCTTGCCACGCTGCTGACTTCACCCGAGGTGAAGAAGTTCATCGAGGACAAGTACCAGGGCTCGGTACTTCCGGTCACCGCCGGCTGA
- a CDS encoding GNAT family N-acetyltransferase, with the protein MTTGTRGFPDISISTDRLVLRALEEDDAPALAEMMNDEMVAAWTSVPQPFTEDQARTWITQYAPTERIAGRGLDLAVTEFLTQRLVGIVQLGKTNWHVGSTELSYIIAPWARGEGYASEAALATARWLFREQGLERLELRTAADNTASQQVAQKIGCISEGVLRNACIARTRTEDGGWEDLRTDFIVWSLLPEDLDGVSDEFAETSGYTSFSDWN; encoded by the coding sequence ATGACTACTGGTACTCGGGGCTTCCCGGACATCTCCATCAGCACGGATCGGCTGGTCCTGCGCGCCCTCGAGGAGGACGACGCCCCCGCGCTCGCCGAGATGATGAACGACGAGATGGTCGCCGCCTGGACCTCCGTGCCCCAGCCCTTCACCGAGGACCAGGCCCGCACCTGGATCACCCAGTACGCCCCCACCGAGCGCATCGCCGGCCGCGGCCTCGACCTGGCCGTCACCGAGTTCCTCACCCAGCGCCTGGTCGGCATCGTCCAGCTCGGCAAGACGAACTGGCACGTGGGCTCCACCGAGCTGTCGTACATCATCGCGCCCTGGGCCCGCGGCGAGGGCTACGCGTCCGAGGCGGCGCTCGCCACCGCCCGCTGGCTCTTCCGCGAGCAGGGCCTCGAGCGCCTGGAGCTGCGCACCGCGGCCGACAACACCGCCTCCCAGCAGGTCGCCCAGAAGATCGGCTGCATCAGCGAGGGCGTCCTGCGCAACGCGTGCATAGCGCGCACCCGTACCGAGGACGGCGGCTGGGAGGACCTGCGGACCGACTTCATCGTGTGGAGCCTGCTGCCCGAGGACCTCGACGGCGTCTCTGACGAGTTCGCCGAAACCAGTGGATACACGTCCTTCTCGGACTGGAACTGA
- the cbiE gene encoding precorrin-6y C5,15-methyltransferase (decarboxylating) subunit CbiE, with protein MADRVTVIGWDGSPLTAAARSALGAATLVAGAGHHLALPEVPGRAERIRLGSVSLAARRIAAHRGTAVVLADGDPGFFGVVRTLRAREFGLEVEVVPAVSSVAQAFARAGMPWDDAQVVVAHRRTLRRAVNVCRAHPKVAVLTSPGAGPAELGLLLEGVHRTFVICEELGTDREQVTVVTSDKAADHTWRDPNVVIVIGGTTAPSDETAWLAGGAPSAGVRGWALRAAEYGGGLGEGETEPLRAAQLARTGPRVGDLVWDIGCGSGAFTAEAARFGAAVIAVDRDPDACARTLATARRFGVQPQIVHGTAPHILEDLPEPDVVRIGGGGAAVVSAVADRRPERIVTHAATRDAAELIGRDLTEHGYRVECSLLQSVELDTRAWTEKERTVGFLLSGELPDRNP; from the coding sequence ATGGCCGACCGGGTCACGGTGATCGGCTGGGACGGCTCGCCCCTGACCGCGGCGGCACGCTCCGCCCTCGGTGCCGCAACTCTCGTGGCGGGCGCCGGCCACCACCTCGCTCTTCCCGAGGTTCCGGGCCGCGCCGAGCGGATCAGGCTCGGCAGCGTCTCGCTCGCCGCCCGCCGCATCGCCGCCCACCGCGGCACCGCCGTCGTCCTCGCCGACGGAGACCCCGGCTTCTTCGGTGTCGTACGCACACTGCGCGCGCGCGAGTTCGGCCTCGAGGTCGAAGTGGTCCCCGCCGTCTCCTCCGTGGCCCAGGCGTTCGCCCGCGCCGGCATGCCCTGGGACGACGCCCAGGTCGTCGTCGCCCACCGCCGCACCCTGCGCCGCGCCGTCAACGTCTGCCGCGCCCACCCGAAGGTCGCCGTCCTCACCTCGCCCGGAGCCGGCCCCGCCGAGCTCGGACTGCTCCTCGAAGGCGTCCACCGCACCTTCGTCATCTGCGAGGAACTCGGCACCGACCGCGAGCAGGTCACCGTCGTGACCAGCGACAAGGCAGCCGATCACACCTGGCGCGACCCGAACGTCGTCATCGTCATCGGCGGCACCACCGCCCCGTCCGACGAAACCGCCTGGCTCGCCGGAGGCGCCCCCTCGGCCGGCGTGCGCGGCTGGGCCCTTCGCGCCGCCGAGTACGGCGGCGGCCTCGGCGAGGGCGAGACCGAGCCCCTGCGCGCGGCTCAACTCGCCCGCACCGGACCGCGCGTGGGCGACCTCGTCTGGGACATCGGCTGCGGCAGCGGAGCCTTCACCGCGGAGGCCGCCCGCTTCGGCGCCGCCGTCATCGCCGTCGACCGCGACCCCGACGCCTGCGCCCGCACCCTCGCCACCGCTCGCCGCTTCGGCGTGCAGCCGCAGATCGTGCACGGCACGGCGCCCCACATCCTCGAAGACCTGCCCGAACCCGATGTCGTACGCATCGGGGGCGGGGGAGCGGCAGTCGTCTCCGCCGTCGCCGACCGGCGTCCCGAGCGCATCGTGACGCACGCCGCGACACGCGATGCCGCCGAACTCATCGGCAGGGACCTGACGGAGCACGGCTACCGGGTCGAGTGCTCGCTCCTGCAGTCCGTCGAGCTGGACACTCGCGCCTGGACCGAGAAGGAGCGGACCGTGGGGTTCCTGCTCTCCGGGGAGTTGCCCGACCGCAACCCGTGA
- the cobT gene encoding nicotinate-nucleotide--dimethylbenzimidazole phosphoribosyltransferase, translating to MTDTGQVPGEGLPENAGTVEQPGVPAPGAYTFLDPSETPTEDDDLLLMPGSQGAWGEPQAAPMPAPHEPGPHETAGRDSGHVDLNGVRVPGPSPAPHPGPARRPLHMGPPVPDGTGSPVRSLADRGPAHTPPNPMPVRQAGPPTTEPEYLDIPRDETGAPAPQLGEIPPLGAAAWGTQPPQQGFEAPAAVAEAAPDGAAETVVPDATPVAPAAPTQQTVGDAPVFAQAPQHPQDVHAAQAEPAELTPEALAAPEFAAPEEVPVYAAAPDGGLFAEEQAAPAEYAVDYSSAPNGVQFAPVAQGPEDAQFAVQPEPVAAYAGHQQMAAHPGELPLDPHSGQFAMAPEAVQGQHFPQAPAEGQADQAPQPLGQFVPVEGNIPTTPHLAPTPPQHMVVPPLPELPEPAAPAAPAPVLIDETPETLAADQVPQAQEAHEVHVVPETHEAHAMNDAAHAMNEAHAMNEAHAMNEPQLTHEAAAFPEATELSGTAEAPEAPAEPSPVLPEAVAETPVPAEADAVERETAPEAAEPVTAEAEQALAEPEPETLVPAPRESEPAIQDMADAAPETLPAPADDLAGPAAPGYDEAEREAVLRVMRERRDIRNGFRSDPIPHDVLLRVLEAAHTAPSVGHSQPWDFVVIRSAETRRTMHELAMRQKDAYAKSLPKGRAKQFKELKIEAILDTPVNIVVTADPTRGGRHTLGRHTQPQMAPYSSALAVENLWLAARAEGLGVGWVSFFDEREMVRTLGLPDHLEVVAYLCVGYVDEFPDEPELMQAGWSKRRPLSWVVHEETYGRRALPGEDPHDLLAETVSNIRPLDAKALGEAWERQKRMTKPAGALGMLEIISAQLSGLSRMCPPPIPEPAAVAIFAGDHGVHAQGVTPWPQEVTAQMVANFLGGGAVCNAFANQVGAEVCVIDVGVASELPATPGLLPRKVRAGTADMTTGPALSREDVKAAIEVGIETARDLVAAGNKALLTGEMGIANTTASAALISVYTGVDPSEVTGRGTGINDETHARKVEVVRRALDLHQPDPADPIGVLAAVGGLEHAAMVGLLLGGASLRTPVILDGVSAGAAALVARAIAPEVLAACIAGHRSAEPGHVAALNKLGLRPLVDLDLRLGEGTGALLALPIVQSAARAMHEVATFDSAGVTEK from the coding sequence ATGACCGACACCGGCCAGGTTCCGGGCGAGGGGCTGCCGGAGAACGCAGGCACGGTGGAACAGCCGGGCGTCCCCGCCCCGGGTGCGTACACCTTCCTCGACCCCTCCGAAACCCCCACCGAAGACGACGATCTGCTGCTGATGCCGGGTTCGCAGGGAGCCTGGGGCGAGCCGCAGGCCGCCCCGATGCCCGCCCCGCACGAGCCGGGCCCGCACGAGACGGCGGGCCGGGACAGTGGCCACGTCGACCTGAACGGCGTCCGAGTGCCGGGGCCCTCGCCCGCCCCGCACCCCGGGCCCGCGCGTCGCCCGCTGCACATGGGCCCGCCGGTGCCGGACGGCACGGGCAGCCCCGTCCGCTCGCTTGCCGACCGTGGCCCCGCGCACACACCGCCGAACCCCATGCCGGTACGTCAGGCGGGCCCGCCCACCACGGAACCCGAGTACCTCGACATCCCGCGCGACGAGACGGGCGCCCCGGCGCCGCAGCTCGGTGAGATCCCGCCGCTGGGTGCCGCTGCCTGGGGCACACAGCCGCCGCAGCAGGGCTTCGAGGCGCCGGCCGCAGTGGCGGAGGCAGCCCCGGACGGCGCAGCAGAAACGGTCGTCCCGGACGCCACTCCTGTCGCACCGGCCGCCCCGACCCAGCAGACCGTCGGCGACGCCCCCGTGTTCGCCCAGGCGCCGCAGCATCCGCAGGACGTGCATGCCGCGCAGGCCGAGCCGGCTGAGCTGACGCCGGAGGCCTTGGCGGCCCCGGAGTTCGCCGCACCCGAGGAGGTGCCGGTGTACGCCGCGGCTCCAGACGGTGGCCTGTTCGCCGAGGAGCAGGCCGCGCCGGCCGAGTACGCCGTCGACTACTCCTCCGCTCCGAACGGTGTGCAGTTCGCGCCGGTCGCGCAGGGCCCCGAGGACGCGCAGTTCGCGGTGCAGCCCGAGCCGGTGGCTGCCTATGCAGGGCATCAGCAGATGGCCGCGCACCCCGGTGAGCTGCCCCTCGACCCGCACTCCGGCCAGTTCGCCATGGCGCCCGAGGCGGTCCAGGGCCAGCACTTCCCGCAGGCGCCCGCCGAGGGCCAGGCGGACCAGGCGCCGCAGCCGCTCGGCCAGTTCGTGCCCGTCGAGGGGAACATCCCCACCACGCCGCACCTGGCGCCGACGCCGCCGCAGCACATGGTCGTGCCGCCGCTGCCCGAGCTGCCCGAACCGGCGGCGCCCGCCGCCCCGGCCCCCGTCCTCATCGACGAGACCCCCGAAACACTCGCCGCGGACCAGGTCCCCCAAGCGCAAGAAGCACACGAAGTCCACGTGGTACCCGAGACACACGAAGCGCACGCGATGAACGACGCGGCGCACGCGATGAACGAAGCGCACGCGATGAACGAAGCGCACGCGATGAACGAGCCGCAGTTGACGCACGAGGCCGCCGCCTTCCCCGAGGCCACCGAGCTCTCCGGGACCGCTGAGGCGCCCGAGGCCCCCGCCGAGCCCTCGCCCGTACTCCCCGAGGCCGTCGCCGAGACCCCCGTCCCGGCCGAAGCGGACGCGGTGGAGCGGGAGACCGCTCCCGAAGCCGCCGAGCCCGTCACCGCCGAGGCGGAGCAGGCGCTCGCAGAGCCTGAGCCGGAAACCCTCGTCCCCGCCCCCCGCGAGTCCGAGCCCGCCATCCAGGACATGGCGGACGCGGCCCCCGAGACGCTGCCGGCCCCGGCCGACGACCTCGCGGGCCCGGCCGCTCCCGGCTACGACGAGGCCGAGCGCGAGGCCGTCCTGCGCGTCATGCGCGAGCGCCGCGACATCCGTAACGGCTTCCGCAGCGACCCGATCCCGCACGACGTGCTGCTCCGCGTCCTGGAGGCCGCGCACACGGCGCCTTCCGTCGGCCACTCGCAGCCCTGGGACTTCGTCGTCATCCGCTCCGCGGAGACCCGGCGCACGATGCACGAACTGGCCATGCGCCAGAAGGACGCGTACGCCAAGTCCCTGCCCAAGGGCCGCGCGAAGCAGTTCAAGGAACTGAAGATCGAGGCCATCCTCGACACCCCGGTGAACATCGTCGTCACCGCCGACCCGACGCGCGGCGGCCGCCACACCCTCGGCCGCCACACGCAGCCGCAGATGGCCCCGTACTCCTCCGCGCTCGCGGTCGAGAACCTGTGGCTCGCGGCCCGCGCCGAGGGCCTCGGCGTCGGCTGGGTCAGCTTCTTCGACGAGCGCGAGATGGTCCGCACCCTCGGCCTGCCCGACCACCTCGAGGTCGTCGCCTACCTCTGCGTGGGCTACGTCGACGAGTTCCCGGACGAGCCCGAGCTGATGCAGGCCGGCTGGTCCAAGCGCCGCCCGCTGTCGTGGGTCGTCCACGAGGAGACGTACGGCCGCCGCGCCCTGCCCGGCGAGGACCCGCACGACCTGCTCGCCGAGACCGTCTCCAACATCCGCCCGCTGGACGCCAAGGCGCTCGGCGAGGCGTGGGAGCGGCAGAAGCGGATGACGAAGCCCGCCGGTGCGCTCGGCATGCTGGAGATCATCTCTGCCCAGCTCTCCGGCCTGTCCCGGATGTGCCCGCCCCCGATCCCGGAGCCCGCGGCCGTCGCGATCTTCGCGGGTGACCACGGCGTGCACGCCCAGGGCGTCACCCCGTGGCCGCAGGAGGTCACGGCCCAGATGGTCGCCAACTTCCTCGGCGGCGGCGCGGTCTGCAACGCGTTCGCGAACCAGGTCGGCGCCGAGGTCTGCGTCATCGACGTGGGCGTGGCGAGCGAACTCCCGGCCACCCCCGGCCTGCTGCCCCGCAAGGTCCGCGCCGGCACCGCCGACATGACCACCGGTCCCGCCCTGAGCCGCGAAGACGTCAAGGCGGCCATCGAGGTCGGCATCGAGACGGCCCGCGACCTCGTCGCGGCCGGCAACAAGGCGCTCCTCACCGGCGAGATGGGCATCGCCAACACCACGGCGTCGGCCGCCCTGATCTCGGTCTACACGGGCGTCGACCCGTCCGAGGTGACCGGCCGTGGCACGGGCATCAACGACGAGACCCACGCCCGCAAGGTCGAGGTCGTCCGCCGCGCGCTCGACCTCCACCAGCCGGACCCGGCCGACCCGATCGGCGTCCTCGCCGCGGTCGGCGGCCTGGAGCACGCGGCGATGGTCGGTCTCCTCCTGGGCGGCGCGTCGCTGCGGACCCCGGTGATCCTGGACGGCGTCAGCGCCGGAGCGGCCGCCCTGGTCGCCCGCGCCATCGCCCCCGAGGTCCTCGCGGCCTGCATCGCGGGCCACCGCAGCGCGGAGCCCGGCCATGTGGCGGCCCTGAACAAGCTGGGTCTGCGCCCCCTGGTCGACCTGGACCTCCGCCTCGGCGAGGGCACGGGAGCACTCCTCGCCCTGCCGATCGTCCAGAGCGCGGCCCGTGCGATGCACGAGGTGGCGACGTTCGACTCGGCGGGCGTCACGGAGAAGTAG
- the cobA gene encoding uroporphyrinogen-III C-methyltransferase: MAAEHPAYPVGLRLTGRRVVVLGGGQVAQRRLPALIAAGADIHLVSPTATPSVEAMADGGELTWSRRPYADGDLADAWYALIATGDRTANEAASAEAERHRVWCVRSDDADAATAWTPATGRSEGVTVAVLTTDAAGRDPRHTAAVRDAIVEGLRDGTLVAPHHRRRTTGVSLVGGGPGDPDLITVRGRRLLAEADVVIADRLGPRDLLDELPPHVEVIDAAKIPYGRYMAQEAINNALIEHAKQGKAVVRLKGGDPYVFGRGMEEAIALEAEGIPYTVVPGISSSISVPGAAGIPVTHRGVAHEFTVVSGHVAPDDERSLVDWPALAKLRGTLVVLMGVDKIGRIAETLIAHGKSAQTPVALVQEGTTAAQRRVDATLETVEDAVRTHEVRPPAVIVIGDVVAVGPQHTA; encoded by the coding sequence ATGGCCGCAGAACACCCCGCGTACCCCGTAGGCCTCCGTCTCACCGGCCGCCGCGTAGTCGTACTCGGCGGCGGCCAGGTGGCCCAGCGCCGCCTCCCGGCCCTCATCGCGGCGGGCGCCGACATCCACCTGGTCTCGCCCACCGCGACCCCCTCGGTGGAGGCCATGGCGGACGGCGGTGAACTCACCTGGTCGCGGCGCCCGTACGCGGACGGGGACCTCGCCGACGCCTGGTACGCCCTCATCGCCACCGGCGACCGCACCGCGAACGAGGCGGCCTCCGCCGAGGCCGAGCGCCACCGCGTCTGGTGCGTCCGCTCCGACGACGCCGACGCGGCCACCGCCTGGACACCGGCCACCGGCCGCTCCGAGGGCGTCACGGTCGCCGTCCTGACCACCGACGCCGCCGGCCGCGACCCGCGCCACACGGCGGCCGTGCGCGACGCGATCGTCGAGGGCCTGCGCGACGGCACGCTCGTCGCCCCGCACCACCGCAGGCGCACCACCGGCGTCTCCCTGGTCGGCGGCGGCCCCGGCGACCCCGACCTGATCACGGTCCGCGGCCGTCGCCTCCTCGCCGAGGCGGACGTCGTCATCGCGGACCGGCTCGGCCCCCGCGACCTGCTCGACGAACTCCCGCCGCACGTCGAGGTGATCGACGCGGCGAAGATCCCGTACGGCCGCTACATGGCCCAGGAGGCCATCAACAACGCGCTCATCGAGCACGCCAAGCAGGGCAAGGCCGTCGTACGCCTCAAGGGCGGCGACCCGTACGTCTTCGGCCGCGGCATGGAGGAGGCGATCGCACTGGAGGCCGAGGGCATCCCGTACACGGTCGTCCCCGGCATCTCCAGCTCGATCTCCGTCCCCGGCGCGGCCGGCATCCCGGTCACCCACCGCGGCGTCGCTCATGAGTTCACCGTGGTCAGCGGCCATGTCGCGCCCGACGACGAGCGCTCGCTCGTCGACTGGCCCGCACTCGCCAAGCTGCGCGGCACCCTCGTCGTCCTGATGGGCGTCGACAAGATCGGCAGGATCGCCGAGACCCTCATCGCGCACGGCAAGTCCGCGCAGACGCCGGTCGCCCTGGTCCAGGAGGGCACCACGGCCGCCCAGCGCCGCGTGGACGCGACCCTGGAGACCGTCGAGGACGCCGTCCGCACCCACGAGGTGCGGCCCCCGGCCGTCATCGTCATCGGCGACGTCGTCGCGGTGGGCCCGCAGCACACCGCGTAA